ataatgtaatgacagattataggttaatatcaaagccatgaaaatgataaaaactgaaaataagttttagtgataaaatttttcgtcacaaatatagcaacaaaaaattgttttagtggcaaaaatttcgtcactaaatatagcaaaattttgtaagaaatggttttagtgacaaaattttcgtcactatatgtgcttggattttcttaaaaatagttttagtgacgaattttttcgtcactatataTATCCGAACatagttttagtgatgaaattattcgtcactaaatatgatttagtaaactaaagtgtttttagtgacgaaatattttcgtcactgaatagtgtttttagtgaggaaaacatttagtgacgaaacgttttcatcactaaaagttttttaaaaaaaaaaatcaaatcggacttttagtgacgaaatttttcgtcaccaggacttttagtgacggggctacagtgacgaaatgagtttcgtcactaaaagtccaatttcgtcactaaaggtccttagtgacgaaaaactggacttttagtgacgaattttttcgtcactgaaaatacattttgttatAGTGAATGGTGACGGTAACAACAGCAACCCACGTTGGGGTGTACTCCAAAGGTGGACCTTCTTTTGCCATGTCCAAGGGTGGGCCTACAGtggccgggggggggggggggggggggacccccccacccccaaaattaaaaaaaaaaaaagaaaaaaaaattggcatacatatgtaatttgaaaaattaagatttcccttaaatatatatttttggatctCCTCTGAAATGTTTAGATATTGACCCACAAGCGGACTGACAATATAACATCAATAACCAACAAactctcatccaaaaaaaaaaaaaaaaattgttgaaatgtttaagaaacgcttattttatatgttatactttgtcgaaatgtttataatattaaatgtttaagaaacacttattttatatgtagtattttgttgaatatgaaatagatgtttgtttttattttcataaaagaaaaattgttttaagcTTTGGCCCCCCCCCAGGTTCGAATCCTGGTTCCATCCCTGGCCATGTCTATGCCTCTATCTCTACCTAAATCTAATTTTATACAAACCTTATgggccaaaaagaaaattaaatttgaaaatttatgggGTTTGGCCCTAAAGACTAAACATGCTGACCGAAACCGACCGCAAATCAGTGCAACTTCAACtccaaacaaatgaaaaactGGGTTGACCCAACACAACAACACGTTACATGTATGTATACACCTACCCTACTCCTAACGAGTAAACATGGTCCATGAATCTCACCAATGCGAATcatattcatttcatttcatataTCTTTCATTCAATCATTAATGTAATAATCTTTACGtttgtttgaatataaaaataaggaaaGTGGACACTTGAATGGAAACGCAGAGAAATTATTGTCAATTATCATTTGGAGGATCTGTTTCCAACTTTCCCGTCTGTCaccttcactctctctctctcggacTTCACAGTTCATACGAAAAAGAAATGCAGATTCGTACATGAACATGATGCCTACACTTTGTCTTTCCTTTTTACTCGTTTTTCCATATCATATTCATACATTCCACATGAAAAACAACACAAATGCTCCCCCGCTActataaacattttcttttttgtttcaattatttaactttttctttttgccaacTATGTTACATATAGAGTTGGATGTACCCTTAAAAAGAACTATAAGGTTCTTAGCGGTGTAAggatttattattaattcttttttttttttttttggttgtgtttgcATAGTAGTATTTTGATGTTAATgactctattattattattattattattattatttaacatGGTGATTGTTGTTGATGTTAAATGAATACATTTTTTGTTGGTTCTTTGTTGTTATGCAgtgtttatataatttatttgaatagcaataaattttttatatttattcattttttctcaaatattttAGGCCAATGTTGGAGGAGGAGATTACAATGTGAACAATGACATAAAAGATGACCTTGAAAATGAAAGTAACTCTCAGATATGGAGGACATTAACGCAGATGATGATTGATCTTccacaaattaaattttcaagcttggtgaataataaaaaaccttttaattttcaaatgtttATTGGATTATGTGcttattagttttaaaaaattatggattatttcttattctttgatggataaaattttatgagaattatgttcataatttatattttaatcattCTATATCTAAGAATATTAATGTGTCTCTAATAAAGTATTAGATGAACTTTTTTTATGATGGAGTTGTCCAGAGTTTGTCGTAAAAGGTAAATGGTCGTCTTGAAAAtgtatttcaacaaaaaatctaAGTATTGACAATGACTCGCAAAAATACAATAATGACAGAAGGGGTGTCtctaaaattattcaaaaacaaaaagactcACACCGAGTTGTAAAGgaagcaaatatatatatatatatatatatatatatatatatatttatagcattctttattttctttattatttaagtGCCCATTGAAACTATATGGGCCATACAATGAGAGAGTCCTCTCCTAAGGAGTAGGGTGCAAGTGAAACTTGATCCCAATTTTACCAACAAGGTTAGTTGGCATCATTTATTTCCTTCTAATCCAaacatcaaatcaaaacaagCATTGGTACTGAAGAGTAAACAAATGGTGCTCCTAGCAAGTGAGATTATCGCCTGGAGCAACACCAAGTTGGTTACAATATTGAGTGTAGTACTGGACACGGGATTGGACTGTATTAGGGTTTCCACCATTGCATTCTATGGCACCATTGATGGCTCGAATGGTTGCACCAAAACCTTGGCTTACGACTGGACGGACATTGGTCATCCAAAATCACAAGGCGGTCTTAAAAGAAACAGCCACATCTGTAGCAACAGTTTCAGGAGAGTTTAATAAGTCGATTTTAATGCTAGTTCCAATGGCACTGTAATTGTAATTCCATGTTGGCTGAAGTGGTCCACGGCCAAAGTATTTTTTGTTAGGGTTGGCGGCGCATGTGGCTATGATCTAACTGGGTCTCGAGATTTTGGCAGCGCGTGGAGACGTTCCGGAGCTGTTAGCAGCGTGTGGTGGCGCTTGATCTTGCCGTTGAGGGTCGGGTTCCTGGGTTTTGGTTGCGATATGCCGTGGAGCACGTCTGTCTTGTTGGTTTCATTAGGCGAAGTCTTGATGTGCACAAATATGATAGGGAAAGGCATGAATTGCTTGGTTGTTGGATTTTGACACAGCACAGAGCCATGGTGGCTACGAGATGCcgtggagtctagatccagcAGACAAACATGTGTGACTTTTGATGGTGATGTGCATGTGAgaatcttctttgcttgctagagatgtttgtttgatgccaagaacgaaccttactctaataccatgttaaataaaatattattaacaaCGTGATGTGTTATATTATGTTGTATATGCTAGAGTGaatgcggaagaggaagcatagaataggaacaccgagaacacgagggttatgtggttcagccttgtcggcttacatccacggaggaatcccttaagggttacatttttattgtgtaagagtgtagtacaataacctatgttacaatgaactctaacatgagtatatataggcgactaaacccctAGAatactagtacaagtaggaataggcttgggcctattacattgagCTAATACGTCTattatatatctctaacagCATGGATACTGTGTGTTGGTCTTGTCACAGTAGTCCTGTGATGCACCATTAATCTCTTTTATGTAGCAAAATTCTGCCCAAagataaacatattaattttgCTTCACCTTTCATGTAAACTTGTTCTTTAAACTATGAATTATCCAAtcacttattagaacacacaaaTCTGTATGTTTATACtacaacttttaaaattttctatcacaaaaaatgtaattttgacatttatttattatatatatttttattatgtttttgaaaTCCACCAATTACGTTCATTGCCATAGCAATTTATAAAAGTTATATAGTAAATTTTGTAGCAGCTTTAACATtctccattaaaaaataaaataaaaaacgaaagagagaaagagacagcAAGATCAAAATAACACGTTAAATTAGCAGAGTCCATGAGAGTATTTATTTCACTAGTtgattttatcttctttttgaatatttctttattattttgtttaatgaaTGAATTGAACAAATAAATGAATGGTTTGTCTAGCACTAGCATTAAACTAAGTAACACTAGCATTTAACTAAGTATACTTAAGGCATAAGTGTATGGAAAAATCACACCATACGTAGCCGGCCAGTGTACGTggttttttctataaattaaaCTAGATAACTCTTCCGGCACCATAACCAAAATTGagattaattataaaattttatccaCGACTTACTCATATCATATTACTAATATCAAGTTGTTAAAATTATAGTAGTGTTTATTAAGTTGAACTGGATCAATTAATTTAACGACCTTTGCTTTGATGGTTTCGTAATGCTCTCATGCAGATACCTCCTGCAAGCTTCCTTGGACCAAAACAATGTATTATGGGAAACAAGTCGTCACTGAGTGGGCCATGATTTGCGCTCCCAAGTTAATTAAGGAAATGATCCGATTTTCCAAGGTCAAGCATATATATCTGCTTTGACTTCCAATTTGTCCAACTTTCTAGCTTTGGAGtcttttaatctaaaaaattactattgaaagtagaaaattttgtttgattagaatgcaaaaaaataaaaataataatttgtctaTATCCTGCCGAACTTTGATACTATCTAATATCTAGAACAATCTATATAAATCCAAAGCAGATTGACTTCTGATTGATCTTATGATATTATGTCACATTACTTTCAAGGTCTTTGCTAAAATATATGGTTTCATGTATAAAcaaagggtcatgctaacgagtgccctaagggcacttattaagaatccattttaggaaagttttaacatcatttttatgggaaatgaaaaaaactatcaaaacattaattgtttttttttttcttttcccataaaaactttctttaattggattATTAATCAGTGccctaaggacactcgttagcatttcccataaAGAAATACATAATAAATGTCTTTAGCTAccatagtaaaaaatttcatacttagacaaaaaaagagagagtaaattAACCATATTAAGTTAAATTTATCTATTCATTGCATGGACTACTGACTAGTTTTAAATTAGTGTCATGGAAACCATTTTGAAGAACCAACATCCACTATGTTATTGAGTActatttaagtttatatatgtatgcgttcttttgaaaattatttaacaaGACCCATCTCTAGAACCTTGTAACTTAGTTGATTGGCATCTCATGATATTTATAGTAGAGAGTCTAAATAAATCCAAGATTCAAATCATACTCTATCATTTCTTGGAGCAATCTAAAAGATATGGGGGATAAATGATTTTTTACAAGgtataaacaattaaatataatgcAACATCATATATATCTTTAGATtcctcaaaatttaaaattttaagcaaaaaatgaTTCCTCCTATAACAAATTTGTTTATCAATTAATTGATTTAATACAAGTTtcgaaaaaaattataacatttaaatataaataagcaCATTAtagttaaattataaaaaaaaaaaaataaaggaaattagGCCATGCGTAGCCTCATCAACCTGAAAATAATGCTTCTTACAAATGTTTTTCATAAACTCGTCGCCTTGTTCATCCTACAATCTGCATCCCTTTATTACTCTCTCCTACTGGAAAGTCATGCAACAATGGTTCCAAATAGAATCAAAAAACCTTGATCCAAGAAGACCTATAAAAGACAAGATTTGGTTTCAAATATGCTGGGTATCGGTTCCAGGATGAAGTCATGACTGCTATTATCTGTTTAGTGATAAAAAAcgatttttttaagtataaggacaaaaaaaaaaaaaaaaaaaaatcatgctaaGTACTATAGGGACATATCAAACAATATTTTAGCAtatacttttatgttttaacaTGGTAACAGAGTCACATTTCGATAACCTTTGCTAGATTTCATGTTGCCACTATCAACCATTGCTCAGCTAAGTTGTTGACCACCTCTAACTGTCGTTGGCCGCTATTGTCCAAAAACACTCGGTCATTGTTTTTAcccaaatatgaaaattttccacttcatttttttttttcttttgcggATTTCGATTTGCAAGCTGTTTTCCTATTTGAAGATCCCAAGTCACACAGATAAACCCATCAATCATTCTTTTTTAGGTATAATTTATGCGAAATTTGTCAACTCTCTCACGTGCTTCATTACATTGTCATACTCTGCTAATATTCTTTAGGCCACCAATGTGATTGTCCTTTAATCATAACATCCACTATTTGGCCATTGGTGCGCCCTTTTGTAGGCCTTGTAGCCATTGTCATCACCATTTGCTTTCATCTCTAGCATTTTGCACAAGTTATTCTACATTGTGGCTAGCATATTTTACAAATAATCTAGTCACTCATGGTCACATATTCACGAGCTTGGATTTCAATTTCAATGCATCTTCAGGTTttatcttgagtttgagagatgATGTTGGCCATaacatatatattacatttagCATAAGTTGATATCCTTGATTTGTTAAAACCAAATAACATTATTTGTCATTGGGTTTACAATGGTGGTGATGGCAGTGTTTTTCTAGTTGTTGCAATAGAGATTGGTTgtgggacttttttttttttttttttttttgttgaggttattttaatgggttgtattctaaaaataaaatctggaatgttgagtgtattgtaaaatgatatgatataataaataaagtgactttttagATAGTAAAATagtatattttttacaattttggaTGTTAATGCTATAATGGTGTGTCTCAGAGAAAGTTTGATATAgactttaattaattagtaCTTGCCGACTAGGTTAATTACTGTACCGTGGTCAATGCCAACACATGCGGTAGTCCATTTGTACGAGATAATGTCCATAAATGATCtttaaagaaaaccaaaattttcaaggaGCCAAAATTCATGGCCATAGAGAAGCTAACACCGAGTAGTGGAAATGAGCGTCCAATTGGGTGAGTTAGTATATCTTTCCAGGGGGAGCAGGAGAGCGTGGGTATAAAGCTGTTGGGATAGCAGCTCTATATATTATGTAACTATTActagtcatttaaaaaaaaaaaaaatggtgaaaataaattataatactctttattttctttatttatatgcCCATTGAAACTATGGGCTATACAATGAGAGATAATTCTCTTCTTAGGAGTAGGGTGCAAGTGAAACTTGATCGCAATTTTACCAACAAGGCTAGTTGGTATTAATTATTTCGATCCATCAAATCTAAACAAGCATAGGTActtaaaagataaaagaacacAAATGGTGCTCCTAGGCTCCTAGCAAGTGAGATTATCGCCTGGAGCAACACCAAGTTGGTTACAATATTGAGTGTAGTACTGGACACGGGCTTGGACAGCACCGGAGTTTCCACCATTGATGGCTCGAATGGTTGCACCAAAACCTTGGCTTACAACTGGACGAACATTGGTCATCCAAAACCACAAGGCGGTCTTAAAAGAAACAGTCACGTCTGTAGCAACAGTTTCAGGAGAGTTTAATAAGTCGATTCCAATGCTAGTTCCAGCTGCCCCGTAATTGTAATTCCATGTTAGCTGAAGTGGTCCACGGCCAAAGTATTTTTTGTTAGGGTTGCATGGATACTGTGTGTTGGTCTCGTCACAGTAGTCTTGTGAGGCACCATTGATCTCCTCTATGTAGCAAAAATCTGCCCAAAGATAAACATTAATTTTGTGTTACCTTTCAGGTTAACTTGTGTATTTAATTGTGTGTGatgtattatatattatattttttaattaattaattataaaatgtaGAGAATGATGATTTGAACCATAGTTATtcttataaaagaaataaaaaaaaaataccactcATCTACAAGGATTTTGGTGTATACTATATATTATGCAATTCAATAGTTCATCAAAAAGAATATTATGCAATTCAATTATAAcctaaatgcaaaataattattatctaacttgtaacaaaattataaaaacataaccaaaagaATATTATTGTAATTAATATTATAGATTAGATATAGTAATTAGTTACTTAATATGACATTAACTAAATTGGATATTGTGGGTGTTTTGTGACATGCACCTTATTGTATATGTCAGCATGCGTATGATatgtaacaaattaattaaaatatatgttaGCTAGGATAGAGAAATATCTTACGTCCAGTCTCATGAGTGACATGAGCAAAGAAAGCTGCAATTTCACGCTTGGAATCATCTGCAGAACCGAGATTTCCAAATTGATTATACGAATTGAGAGCATTAAGAAAACCTGCTCTTGTGTAGAAGTTCTTTCCTGCACAGCTTGCATCAGCCTGATTAATTATCCCATTAAAGAAATCTTGGGTCACAATATCAGCTACAGATTGACCCTTCACATATCCAGGCACAAATCCGGCTAGGATTCCGACTAGAACAAGGATTAGTAGATTCTTTTTCACACTAAGTGCAACCATCTTGGGAAGTTTTGTATGTGgataaagaatgaaaaagataatATGTGATGAAAAACAAGATTGGGCATTTGATATTTATAGTGCAATATGTGGTGCAAAAACTCTATGGATGGAGTTCTTACTTTCAATTTGAGGATGGCGATTTCAAGATGGCGTATACGGTATGGATCTTGCTGTTCAAATTTGACTTTGTTAACAGGACAAGTACCGGTCATTGTGCTGTTCTAGAATAAGGTAATTGTGCCTGTTTTTCTGTTATTGTAGAGGCTGCTTATGACTGTTATACCAAAATTCTAATCATTATCCAAGTAATGTTATAGTGATGTGGAAAATTTTGCaaccaaaatttccaaattgcATTCTTCCAAGAGTACTGGTTACTGGTTCAGCATAAGATTGGTAATTTACATGttcaatttttaaaccaaaTGCTAAACTACGGAAACAAACTACACATAATTAAATGTTTTGAACAAGCTATCCTACTCTTTAAGgtgttgaaaatttttcagtATAGTACATATCTAAGGTTTTCGTCTACTCATCAAGTCCCTAGCCGGCCAAGTTAGTTGGCCTTGCTTGTATGTTAATTAATCAAGTTGCctaaacattcatgaacaattGAACAAGCcgtataaaaaattaaatgagaacTATGAGACTATTTCTTTGACTAGAtgaatttatcttcttttttgaaatatatttctTAATGAATGATTTGTTTAGCACTAGCATTAACCTAAGAACATTCACATTGGGTCTTGTAAATGCCATATGTTAGTTCAATTTAGCTTCAGAGCTTCAAAACCCCCCATCACCCGGTCTTGCAAAGTGAATGTAGGATGGCACTATAGCAAGCTTGTATtaagtttttattatattttattcgctcttttctctctctatttattactttgttggttttattattttattaagtaatatatattattttaatgagttgaataagaaaataaaagttgagataCGAGGTGTGTTATAAAATAGTATGATATAAACGATAAAGTAGtttttaagatggtaaaatgGAATTTTTTGCAGAAACtagatgtgaatgctctaagtaaACTTAAGGCTTAAGTGTATGGCAAAATCACACCTACACGTAGCCAGTGTACACAGTTTTGCTATAAATTAAACTGGATAGATCTTCCATCATAACCAAAACTAagattaattataaaatttaatccaTGACTTAGTCATATTAGTATATTACCAATATCAAGTTGTTAAAATTAGGCAAAACTACACTATTGGTCCATAAAGTTTGTTTGTTGAGCGCTTTTAATCCCTGAAGTTTCAATGGAGCGCTATCAGTCCCTAAAGTTTTAAAACTAAACACAATTGCTCACTTCACTAACTTCCGTTAGTTTCTTTGCTTACTTGTCTAACGGAAGAATGAGTAGGCatatttttaatgatgtggTAACCCTGTCATATCAGCTGCAATGTCTAAAAGTAAAATCGTTGCAATGTAACTTAAGTGGCCAAATCAAAATTTgacacttcatttaaaaatacAACCCAGAACTAAGTCACCAAAATTCTAACGAAACCTTAAaatctcttttcctctctaGTACTCCTTTCTCTCTCCGTAAATTTTATCCAAACATGATACATCAGATAGATACGGCGAGACAAGGAGGAATCAAGATAGTAGCCACTTGATTTGGATCAAAGTCTCCGAAGACCTTCAAATCTTCAAAGAGAGGCAGCACACCTAAAGTCTTATAAGATCCTAAACTAAAACACTCATGAAGCCCAATTTTTAGCGTATAAATCTTAGGAAAGCAACATTCAAAGAATTTACCAAGATTGTCATAGTTTTCTTGTTCAACTCAAGCAGAGATTAGGCCAATGATCAAGTCAAATACCAAgacaaattatataatattaaaaaaaaataataaaaaaattttttaaaaaaagagagagagagagagagaaaaatagatGGAGAAAATGAAAGGGTCCTATTGGGTTAGtgagaaatttaattttaaatgttcaCAGCAAGAGATCTGCTCCAGGTATTGAATATATGTAGGACTATGTAGGTTGTGCACTGATGTACGGAACTCTTGCTTGCGGATCTCCTTGTCTTGCTGCCTCTGGAGATTTTTGACATGGATTTCATTGAAGTTACacagagagagaatgagaggtAACGGGGAGAAAGAGGGGTAAACGGAGAGGAGAGATctttgggatttttttaaataaaaaatgttgcaATGTCATTAAAAGTATGCTTACTCATTTTTCCATTAGACACATAAACACAAAACTAACAGTAGTTAATGGAGAGACCAATTGTATTTagttttgaaactttagggACTAAATGCGCTTAGTAGGTAAActttaaaaactaataatatagttttgCCATAAAATTATAGTAGTCGATCTTTATTAAGTTGAACTGGATCAATTAATTTAACGACTTTTGCTTTGATGGTTTTTTATTGCCTTCATGCAGATAACTCCTGCAAACTTCCTTGGACCAAAATATAGttaaatttatcttcttttttaatatttctttattattttttaatgaatgaattgaATGAATAATCTGTTTAGCACTAgcattaaactaagtatgcttAAGGCTTAAGTGTATGGCAAAATCACACCACATTTAGCCAGTGTAAGCggttttttctataaattaaaCTAGATAAATCTTCTGCCATGATTTGCGCTTCCAATTTAAGGAAGTGATCCGATTTCGCAAGGTCAAGCATATCTGCTTTGACTCCCAATTAGTCCAACTTTCTAGAATTCTAGCTTTGGAGTCTTGACAACTTGCCAAACCTAAACTCTTTTAATCTAGAACATGATTTGCGCTTCCAATTTAAGGAAGTGATCCGATTTCGCAAGGTCAAGCATATCTGCTTTGACTTCCAATTAGTCCAACTTTCTAGAATTCTAGCTTTGGAGTCTTGACAACTTGCCAAACCTAAACTCTTTTAATCTAGAAAGCTATTAAACTCCTTTCAGAAAAACATCCCTGGTGATGCACAGACTTAATAAATGCCTATAACTACCATAATTATAAAGTTCATGCTtagacaaataataataataaacaagaGGGAAAAATcatattcagaaaaaaatttatacgcATTGCACcataaattaatgtaaaaactattttagaaacCACCATCCACTATGTTATTGAGTACTATTTAAGTTAGTTTatatttgattctcaaaaaaaaaagttagtttatATTCATATGcattcttttataaattattaaacaagACTCACATCAAGAACATTATAACTCAATTGATTGACATCTCTAATATTTCCAATGAAGATATTTAGGATTCAAAAACCCTCCTCTCCTCTACCCTTTCTTGGAACAAGCTAGTAAGGACA
The Quercus lobata isolate SW786 chromosome 10, ValleyOak3.0 Primary Assembly, whole genome shotgun sequence DNA segment above includes these coding regions:
- the LOC115965909 gene encoding endochitinase EP3-like translates to MVALSVKKNLLILVLVGILAGFVPGYVKGQSVADIVTQDFFNGIINQADASCAGKNFYTRAGFLNALNSYNQFGNLGSADDSKREIAAFFAHVTHETGHFCYIEEINGASQDYCDETNTQYPCNPNKKYFGRGPLQLTWNYNYGAAGTSIGIDLLNSPETVATDVTVSFKTALWFWMTNVRPVVSQGFGATIRAINGGNSGAVQARVQYYTQYCNQLGVAPGDNLTC